A stretch of the Pedosphaera parvula Ellin514 genome encodes the following:
- a CDS encoding multicopper oxidase family protein, with amino-acid sequence MITRRKFVVGAAAITASSAVISKLDATATNAPHAERAPQGESVSQESLPPGEPGRDYTPVITPNNVSLPWKLVDGVKVYHLIAEPVRHEIAPGLVIEGWGYNGRIHGPTIEAVEGDRVRFYVTNKLPAPTSIHWHGILLPNGMDGVSGLTQKGIQPGETFKYEFTLRQHGTHMYHPHHDEMTQIAMGMMGLFIIHPRHPQGPRPDRDFALLTSEWRIDVGTSRPNPNEMTDFNIFTFNAKAFPGTEPLVAKLGDRVRIRLGNTGAMSHHPIHLHGYQFKVTGTDGGQTPESAQRPDTTTLVPVGTTRTLDFVANAPGDWALHCHMTHHTMNQMGHRFPNLIGINTEGLGKKIGRLLPGYMTMGTEGMGDMGEMGMKTPKNSIPMVGADGPFDYITMGGLFTMLKVREGIASYADPGWYQHPPGTVAEIASDEDLKKDGIEMGVAMKTAALPVKDDAWCDTKAFAQARVK; translated from the coding sequence ATGATTACGCGAAGAAAATTTGTGGTTGGAGCGGCGGCGATTACCGCCAGCTCGGCGGTGATATCGAAATTAGACGCGACCGCGACCAATGCACCTCATGCTGAGAGAGCGCCGCAAGGAGAAAGTGTAAGTCAGGAGTCGTTGCCGCCCGGCGAACCGGGCAGGGACTATACGCCGGTGATTACGCCCAACAATGTGAGCCTGCCGTGGAAGTTGGTGGATGGCGTGAAGGTATATCACTTGATCGCAGAGCCGGTGAGACATGAGATTGCGCCGGGGTTGGTGATTGAGGGTTGGGGTTACAACGGGCGCATCCATGGGCCGACGATTGAAGCAGTGGAAGGGGATCGGGTGCGGTTTTACGTGACGAACAAACTGCCGGCACCGACATCGATTCATTGGCATGGGATTTTGCTGCCCAATGGGATGGATGGCGTTTCGGGATTGACGCAGAAAGGGATTCAACCGGGGGAGACTTTCAAATACGAGTTCACGCTGCGGCAGCATGGAACGCATATGTATCATCCGCACCATGACGAGATGACGCAGATTGCGATGGGGATGATGGGGCTGTTTATCATTCATCCGCGTCATCCCCAGGGACCGCGGCCAGATCGGGATTTTGCCCTGCTGACGAGTGAATGGCGCATCGATGTGGGAACGTCGCGCCCCAATCCGAATGAGATGACCGACTTCAATATTTTCACCTTCAACGCCAAAGCATTTCCGGGGACCGAACCATTGGTGGCGAAATTGGGGGATCGTGTTCGCATCCGGTTGGGCAACACGGGGGCAATGAGTCATCATCCGATTCATCTGCACGGGTATCAATTCAAAGTGACGGGAACGGACGGTGGGCAGACTCCGGAGTCCGCACAACGGCCGGATACCACGACGCTGGTGCCGGTGGGGACGACGCGGACGTTGGACTTCGTGGCGAATGCGCCGGGCGATTGGGCGCTGCATTGTCACATGACGCATCATACGATGAATCAAATGGGGCATCGTTTCCCAAATTTGATCGGGATCAACACTGAGGGTTTGGGCAAAAAGATTGGCCGACTGTTGCCGGGTTATATGACCATGGGAACTGAAGGGATGGGTGACATGGGAGAGATGGGGATGAAAACGCCGAAGAACAGCATCCCGATGGTCGGGGCGGATGGACCATTTGATTACATCACGATGGGAGGTCTCTTTACCATGCTCAAAGTGCGTGAAGGAATTGCGAGCTATGCTGATCCGGGCTGGTATCAGCATCCACCGGGAACGGTGGCGGAGATCGCTTCGGATGAAGATTTAAAAAAGGATGGCATCGAAATGGGAGTGGCAATGAAAACGGCTGCGCTTCCAGTCAAGGACGATGCCTGGTGTGATACAAAGGCATTTGCACAAGCTCGCGTCAAATGA